From the genome of Seriola aureovittata isolate HTS-2021-v1 ecotype China chromosome 6, ASM2101889v1, whole genome shotgun sequence, one region includes:
- the spata18 gene encoding mitochondria-eating protein, with protein MNVNPRISFPPEVDFVLISTLIRETCKVAFAMQTLEPPLDLAFASDGELYNDNKYRRSYDSEFAAPLVMYHVWPALMEGNAVIVKGEAVTRRGALWSRSRSQSRSSSPVRSRSLSPTRSLAFNSKRSLSPQRLTASYL; from the exons ATGAATGTGAACCCTCGGATCTCCTTCCCGCCAGAAGTGGACTTTGTCCTCATCAGTACCTTGATCAGGGAGACCTGCAAGGTGGCCTTTGCCATGCAGACTCTGGAGCCCCCGCTGGACTTGGCCTTTGCCAGTGATGGAGAACTTTACAATGACAACAA GTATCGTCGTAGCTATGACTCAGAGTTCGCTGCTCCTCTGGTGATGTACCACGTGTGGCCGGCCTTGATGGAAGGAAATGCTGTAATAGTGAAGGGCGAGGCTGTGACCAGAAGAGGTGCTCTG TGGAGCAGAAGCCGCAGCCAGAGCAGGAGTTCCAGCCCCGtgcgctctcgctctctcagcCCGACTCGCAGTCTT GCATTTAACAGCA
- the sgcb gene encoding beta-sarcoglycan, whose translation MASEQESSNGPVKKSMREKAIERRSINKEHNSNFKAGYVPIEEERLHKTGLRGRKGNMAVCIIVLLFLLALINLIITLVIWTVIRIGPNGCDSMEFHETGLLRFKQKADMGIVHPLHKSTVGGRKDQDLVIVGNNNPVVFQQGSSKLSVEKDKTSVVSDVGISFTDPRTQNTFFSTDFENHEFHLPKGVKVLSVKKASTERITSSAASDLNIKGDSKAIIRGNEGVNIMGRTVEFKMGGGIELRAENSIVLNGSVMFNATRIPNSAGDVYFDEGLERYKLCMCADGTLFRVQVKYPNMGCQTSDNPCRKAH comes from the exons ATGGCGTCCGAACAG GAGAGCTCCAATGGGCCAGTGAAGAAGTCCATGCGAGAGAAGGCCATAGAAAGGCGCAGTATCAACAAGGAACACAACAGTAATTTTAAAGCTGGCTATGTACCCATAGAAGAAGAGCGTCTTCATAAGACAGGGCTGAGAGGACGCAAGGGAAACATGGCTGTTTGCAtcatcgtcctcctcttcctccttgcCCTAATTAACCTCATT ATCACACTTGTAATATGGACAGTGATCCGTATTGGTCCGAATGGCTGCGACAGCATGGAGTTCCATGAGACTGGCCTGCTGCGCTTCAAACAGAAGGCGGACATGGGCATCGTTCACCCACTGCACAAGAGCACAGTGGGAGGTCGTAAGGACCAGGACCTGGTCATCGTTGGCAACAACAACCCG GTTGTGTTCCAGCAGGGCAGCTCTAAGCTGAGCGTAGAAAAGGACAAGACCTCAGTCGTCAGTGACGTTGGCATATCCTTCACAGACCCTCGCACCCAGAACACTTTCTTCAGCACAGACTTTGAAAACCATGAGTTCCATTTGCCCAAAGGAGTCAAAGTCCTCAGTGTGAAAAAGGCCTCCACAGAAAGG ATCACCAGCAGTGCAGCGTCTGACCTGAACATCAAAGGGGACAGCAAGGCCATTATCCGTGGTAACGAGGGGGTCAACATCATGGGCCGGACTGTAGAGTTCAAAATGGGTGGAGGCATCGAGCTCAGGGCT gaaaacAGCATCGTCCTCAACGGGTCAGTCATGTTCAACGCCACACGCATCCCTAACTCCGCAGGAGATGTGTATTTCGATGAGGGTCTGGAGAGGTACAAGCTCTGCATGTGTGCAGATGGGACTCTGTTCCGTGTGCAGGTGAAATATCCCAACATGGGCTGCCAGACATCAGACAACCCGTGCAGGAAAGCTCATTAG